ATGTGTCGTATTGTCCAATTGCTTGGTTCAAGACAACACCAGGGTTATCAGGGACACCCTTAAATCCTGAAGTTTCACCTGGCAAATCAAGTCCCGTATTAACACCCAATCCAAATTCAGCATATCCATTACGCATTGTTTGTAATGTATTTTCTCTAATAATTAATGGCATGTTATATGAATATCTTGTTCCACCTAAAAACATAGCAACTTGGAACATATACGAGTTTGAAGATTGTTCTAATGCTCTAATATCATCCATTGGAATAGCACCTGATCGGTTGAAAATAGAGCTTTTCGGTTCAGTATTTAGTAGCTTAATTGGTTGGTCAACTAATCTTGTACCAGGTTCGATAACGCCTTCTTTATAGCCCATTAGTAATGTTGCGGCTTTAACTGTTGACCCTGCTTCATATGCAGTTGTAAAAGTACCATAAGAATAGTCAACAATATAATCTTCTCCTGTTTCAGGATCTGTCTCAATTTTTTTACCAACAACGGCTAAAAGCTCTCCTGTATTCGGATTCATCATTACAAAAAATGCTCGGTCTAATAATTGAGATCCACTAAAGGATTTCAACTCTAACAATTTTTCTTCTACAATTCTCTCTGCTTCAGCTTGTAGCTCAATATCAATTGTCGTTACTAAGTCATTTCCCGGCTCACCTTCATAGGTAGTAAGCGTATCTATTACTTCCCCTTTATTATTCGTAACATTTTTTATGACTGATTTTTTACCTTGTAATAACTCTTCGTACTGTGCTTCAAAATAACTTTCACCTACACGATCGTTTCGAGAGTAGTCTCTTGCTAAGAAATAATTTAATTTCGCAAAAGGAATCCCTTTACTTGGAACAGTCGTTCTACCTAAAATAGATAGTGAGGATAACTTAACTCGTTTCCAGTCTGTTGTCGTGTTGACCCCTGGCAAGTCAGGTAATCGTTCAGAAACTCGAGCAAATTCCTCATCGGTTACATTTTCACTTTTAATGATCTGAGGCGATAAGTTGTAACCCGAAATCATTTCACGATATATCGCTAAAACCTCTAAATCAAACTCAGTCAATTCATTTAATTCTTCTTCTGTAATACGTTCACGGACTAATCGGTCGATTTCAGCTTGAACTTGATTATCTGCTATATTTTCATCAGCTTTAATTGCTGCTTCTTCCTCATCCGTTACTTTTTCATAAGCTCTATCTTTATTTCGTAAAATCCAAAAGTCTTGTTTGTCTCGATATGTAACACGGTTGGTAGGTTGTTCAATTAACATCGCTAATTGCTCAGCTATTTGAAGCATTTCACTTGATGTTGTACTTGGTAGCTTTGTATATGTAATAGCATTTTGAGGTTCATTATCAACCAAAATTCTTCCGTATCGATCATATATTCTACCTCTAGCAACACTCGTATTTACGGATACTTCTTCAGTTTTTTGTACGGCAAGTACAAACTCTTCCCCTTTTACGATTTGCAAGTAGCCTAATCTAAATATTAACAAGGAAAATAATACAAAGATTGAAAAGAATAAAACATTCATACGGAATGATAAATTAGCGCGATACTTTGCTTTAACACTTGAAGCTCGATTACTTTTCGGTATTTTTCTCATATAGATCCTCCTTTCTGAAAATATAAAAATCCGCTATGGTAAATCGATAAATAGATTTCATTACAAAGCTGATTCCTTAAATTTTAAATTAACTCATTTCTCATAATTCATGCATTCTAGTATATCATTTTTACGATTAATTAAAAAGATACACAAATCCTACTATTTTTTAACGAAGTAGTTTTTAAAAGGTTTCATGATTATCAATTCCCATAACATTGCTAACAAAAAAACAGAGGAAATTAATTCCTCTGCTCAGAATGTTCTTTTTGAATGATAGCATCCGCTTCTTCTAGTGACATTGGTTTGTAAAAATAGTAACCTTGTGCAATTTGACAACTCATTTCGCGAATTATTTCCAATTGCTCTTCCGTTTCAATTCCTTCTGCAACAGATAGTAGATTCATATTACTTGCTAATTGGATAATTGTTTTAACAATTGCACTTCCTCCACTATCTTGAAGGTTATTAATGAAACTACGATCGATTTTTAATTCAGTAACAGGAAGTTGGTGTAAATAACTTAGAGAAGAAAACCCGATACCAAAGTCATCAACAGAACATTCAAATCCGTGGATTGATAATTCATTGATAATTTGTTTTGCTCTTTCTAAGTCTACTAATCCAATATTTTCGGTAAGCTCTATTTTTATATATTTAGTTTCAATTTCATATCGATTTACTATATTTAGTAGATTCTCTATGAAATTTGGAGTATAAAAATGACTTGGGGATATATTAACTGATATTTGATATAACTTTAAATTTCCCTTTTTACGTTCGGCTAACCAAGCTAATACCTGTTCAATCACTAAAAAATCTAACTCTTCAATCTTTCCAATTGTTTCAGCAGCTTCAATAAATACATCGGGTGGTACATAACCTAATTTTGCATGCTTCCATCTTGCCAATGCTTCAAAGCTAACAATTTTCCCATTTGATATATCAACTTTTGGTTGCAAGTGAACCGAAATCTCTTTTTTTCGAATTGCTTGTACTAATTCATTTTGTATTTTTATCTTTTGTTGTATTTCATAACCAAACTGTTCTTGATATAGAGCAATTGAGTTACCTGCTTGTTTTTTGGATTGAGTAAGAGCGATATCAGCAAACCTAACAAATTCATCTATATTATCATTGTAAAATTCAAACGATACCGCCCCAATTTTTA
Above is a genomic segment from Lysinibacillus sp. PLM2 containing:
- the pbpA gene encoding penicillin-binding protein, which translates into the protein MRKIPKSNRASSVKAKYRANLSFRMNVLFFSIFVLFSLLIFRLGYLQIVKGEEFVLAVQKTEEVSVNTSVARGRIYDRYGRILVDNEPQNAITYTKLPSTTSSEMLQIAEQLAMLIEQPTNRVTYRDKQDFWILRNKDRAYEKVTDEEEAAIKADENIADNQVQAEIDRLVRERITEEELNELTEFDLEVLAIYREMISGYNLSPQIIKSENVTDEEFARVSERLPDLPGVNTTTDWKRVKLSSLSILGRTTVPSKGIPFAKLNYFLARDYSRNDRVGESYFEAQYEELLQGKKSVIKNVTNNKGEVIDTLTTYEGEPGNDLVTTIDIELQAEAERIVEEKLLELKSFSGSQLLDRAFFVMMNPNTGELLAVVGKKIETDPETGEDYIVDYSYGTFTTAYEAGSTVKAATLLMGYKEGVIEPGTRLVDQPIKLLNTEPKSSIFNRSGAIPMDDIRALEQSSNSYMFQVAMFLGGTRYSYNMPLIIRENTLQTMRNGYAEFGLGVNTGLDLPGETSGFKGVPDNPGVVLNQAIGQYDTYTTMQLAQYISTIANGGYRVQPRMLKEIREPSEDGQKLGSLVEEVKPNILNKISNTQEELDHVKKGLRQVYIGNYGSARSVFSNTPYTAAGKTGTAEVVYYGPLRDEWRTETINLTHVGFAPYENPEVAYAVMIPWATTNFELHYPQNNQIAKEILDYYFELKYKYEENGLSNSSVEQKILPPTTDEKIDEETEEQVITE